AAGGGTTTCGAGGCGGGTGAATACGATCTGAAGATCACGCGTGCAGATGACGGCGCGACGATGGGTCAGGTGATCAAGCTGAAATTGAAGGGGGAAAACCCCATTGTCGATCGCCGGGCAATCGTGTTTGCAGGCGAAAAGAAAAAGAAGAAGCCGGAAGAAAAGACGGAAGAAAAGACCGAGGAAAAGACGGAAGGCGAAGGAAGCGACGCGTCGTCTGCTTCGTCCGACGACGCTTCGAGTGCGAGTGAAACGCCGACGGAAGCTCCTCCGGCGACGCCGCCGAAGCAGGGTGGATGTGGATGCCGCATGGCGGATGCGCCGGCCGGATCTTCATCGGCGCTTGGTCTGCTGCTTCTCGGTGCGGCATTTGCGTGGCGAAGGCGCGTTCGCAATTGAATCCGCGCTTTGCAGTTTCCTAGGAGACTCGAGGTCCCGGGAAATGCACTATTCCTTCTAGCTGCCTCACTTCCATCGCTAGCGCGCGCTTTTCCGTGGTATCCTGGGGCTTGCTCGCCCGCATGTCTGGGCGACGGAACACCCATCGGAGTACGGCATGCGTAGACGCTTTGCATTCCTTGGTCTTGTCTCCACGCTCGGCGTGGGCTTTCTGGCCTACGGTTGTAGCGGAACGGGCGATCGCACGAACTTCACTGGCGGCTCCGCGGGCGACGGCGGTAGCTGGACGACGTCGTCGGGCAACGCCGGTGCAGGCGGGGACGGCGGTTGCTTCTTGAACTGCACGGGAGGCGGTTCTGGACAGGGCGGCAACGGCAACGTTCAGCAGCTCATCATTTCGCCGACGAATCCGACCCTCAACGTCGTCGATGCCAACATTCCAACGCAAGGCTTTACGGTCACGACGCAGGCCGGCGTCGACGTAACGGCGAGCGTGCAATGGGTGTACGAACGCCCGGACATTGGGGACATGACGGGCGGGACGTTTACGCCAACGGGCCAAGTTGGTGGCGTCGGCGTGCTGACGGCGAAGTATCAGATGGCCGAAGCGTCGACGAACGTGACGGTGTCGGTGAAAACGACGAACAATTCAGCGGGTATCGGGCCGGCCGAAATGGCGGCATTCGACAATCCCACGCTCGGAGCAGATCCGGGAACGATCGTTTATCCGTACAACGAAACGGTTTTCCCGCTCGGCGTGCTCGCGCCCGAGGTGCAAATCAACAACGTTCAGGGCGGCGTCTACCGGCTGAAGGTCACCGAAAAATACTTGGAATACGTCTCGTATTTCAATGCGAATACGCCAGTCAGGCATTTGATTGACCAGAAAGCGTGGGAAAACATCGGCGCATCCGGAACGGGTTCCATCAGCGATCCGGTCACGGTGCAGATTTCGCGATTGCAAGGTGGGCAGGCGTATTCCCCGATGACGCACACGTGGCACATCGCCCAGGGCAAGGTTCGGGGCGCGATCTATTATTGGGAATTGCCGGGCGTCTGTCCGAATGGATCGAATGACGGCAAGATTCTCAAGATCAAGCCGGATTCCGCGACGCCCGAGGAATTTTTCTTCCCGGGTGAATGCTGGGGCTGTCACACGGTCAGTCGCGATGGCACGAGGATGATGGCGACGCTCGATACGCCATTCCCCTTCCCGCAAGTGACGATCGACCTCACGCAAACCCCGGCGCAATATAGCTCGATCACCGTCAACACCGGCTTGCGTGGCACGTTCGGTGCCTACAACAACACGGGCGACAAGCTCATCGTCAGCAATGACGATTCGGGGCAGAACAACCAGAACAAGATCTTGCGCATCGTGGACGCGGCGAATGGCGCCGTGCTCAACGGCAATGCAATGGGCAACGGTTGTATCGAACCGGCGTGGTCTCCCGATGGTATGAAGCTCGCCGCCATTTGCGGCGCATCGGGCTTTGGTTGGGGCTTCGATGCAAACACCGGACACCTCGCCGTCGCCGACGTGGCTGCGGATGGTTTCACGGTCGGCGGGGTGACGCAGATCGTGCCGCAAGCAGGTGCACAAGGCCGCCCGGCGTATCCGAGCTTCACGTCGGACAGCGCGTACATCGCATTTGGTCGGCCGACGAGCGGCTCGCGCTCCACGGGCAATGGCGACCTTTGGCTCGTCAAACCCGACGGCAGCGACCTCAAGAAACTCGGAATCGCAGCGAGCGACAACAAGAGCTTCAATCCCGTTTTCGCGCCTCAGCGCGCAGGCGGCTATTATTGGCTCGTGTTCATTTCTCGCCGCGACTACGGCAATACGCTCGTGGGCGCGAATCGCCAACAATTGTGGATGACGGCCATCGACGATCCGCCGACGGCGGCGGATCCGTCGCATCCGCCTTTCTACATTCGCGGTCAGGAAGGTTGTGGTCTCAGCGAAAACGCCTACATGGCCAAGGAGCCTTGCAAAGTGCAGGGCGAAAGCTGCGTGACGGGTGCCGATTGTTGCGAAGGGCAATGCGTCAAGGATCCCGGCGGCAGCGGCATGTACATTTGTGGCGAGCCTCCGCCTCCAGGCACGTGTTCCGAGATTGGCAACGCATGCACGACGGCGGCCGATTGCTGCGCCCCAGATGCGCTCTGCATTGACGGCTTCTGCTCGCTGCCCGTCCCGAAGTAATTCCGCCCTGAAAAACTTTACGAGCGCCGGGCAAACCATGTTATACGGCGCTCGTCATGCCCCTTCGTCCCTCCAAACTCCGCACATTCGCCTCACGCCTACGTCTCGCTCCGCTCGCCCTCGCAGCGCTCTTGGGCGCCGCGTGCGAGCAGCCGCCTGCGCCAGCTCCGACGACCGCTCCCGCGGCCAGCGTGAGCGCCAAGCCGGCTGCGCCGACGGTCGACGAAGCAAAAGCGTTCGTCGCTCGCGTCGACACGGACTTGAAGAAGCTGTGGACCGCTGCGGCGCGCGCTTCGTGGGTGAACCAGACGTACATCACGGACGACACGGTTGCGCTCGCGGCCGCAGCGGACGAAGCGACGATGGAGTTTTTGGGTCGCGCGGTTGGAGAAGCGAATCGTTTCGACGGGATGAAGCTCCCCGACGACGTTGCGCGGCAGATCAAGCTGATCAAGTTGTCGCAAACGCTGCCGGCGCCACGTGACGAAAAGAAGCGTTCGGAATTGGCTGGAATTGCGGCATCGATGCAAGCCGATTACGGCAAGGGCAAATATTGTCCGGCTCGTCTCGAAGGCAAATGCCTGAACTTGGACGAATTATCGAACATCATTGGAACGAGCCGTAAATACGACGAGCTTTTGGATGCGTGGACGGGCTGGCACAGCATTTCGCCGCCCATGCGCGAGCGATATCAGCGTTATGTGGAGCTTGGCAACGAAGGCGCCAAGGAGATGGGTTTTCCCGATATGGGGGCTCTCTGGCGTGCCGGTTACGACATGACGCCGGAAGAATTCGAGGCCGAGGTGGAGCGGCTGTGGACGCAGGTCAAACCGCTTTACGACGAATTGCATTGCTACATGCGGGCGCGGCTGCGCAAAGAATACGGCAATGACAAAATCGGCGACAAAGCGCCGATTCCCGCGCATTTGCTGGGCAACATGTGGGCGCAGGATTGGTCGAACCTGTACGACCTCGCGGCTCCATACCCCAAAGAGAGCAAATTGGACGTGACGAAGGCGCTCGTCGACAAGAAAATCGAGCCCAAAGAAATGGTCAAGATGGCC
The nucleotide sequence above comes from Polyangiaceae bacterium. Encoded proteins:
- a CDS encoding MYXO-CTERM sorting domain-containing protein; protein product: MSSAPRRAVLLRAFFTAIALAFVLFVPSHAFAVGTVTLTTREPEESDGRWKLAFTINYGSKPHIAYIPMIFSFTPTMLYERSLTDQSPEKPVITRIPLQNQISMNESMDVGFSNAKGEIFTTTKFDFVIKRAKGFEAGEYDLKITRADDGATMGQVIKLKLKGENPIVDRRAIVFAGEKKKKKPEEKTEEKTEEKTEGEGSDASSASSDDASSASETPTEAPPATPPKQGGCGCRMADAPAGSSSALGLLLLGAAFAWRRRVRN
- a CDS encoding M2 family metallopeptidase, whose protein sequence is MPLRPSKLRTFASRLRLAPLALAALLGAACEQPPAPAPTTAPAASVSAKPAAPTVDEAKAFVARVDTDLKKLWTAAARASWVNQTYITDDTVALAAAADEATMEFLGRAVGEANRFDGMKLPDDVARQIKLIKLSQTLPAPRDEKKRSELAGIAASMQADYGKGKYCPARLEGKCLNLDELSNIIGTSRKYDELLDAWTGWHSISPPMRERYQRYVELGNEGAKEMGFPDMGALWRAGYDMTPEEFEAEVERLWTQVKPLYDELHCYMRARLRKEYGNDKIGDKAPIPAHLLGNMWAQDWSNLYDLAAPYPKESKLDVTKALVDKKIEPKEMVKMAEKFFTSLGLDELPKTFWERSLFTRPRDRDVVCHASAWDLTYGGDIRIKMCIEPKEDDFITIHHELGHNYYYVYYYKMPVLFQAGANDGFHEGIGDTIALSVTPGYLKTVGLLDEAPQNEKADVNFLMKQALAKVAFLPFGKLIDQWRWDVFSGKTAPAKYNEAWWTLRKNYQGIAPPVERTEKDFDPGAKYHVPANTPYMRYFLAHIYQFQFHRALCKAAGHTGPLHSCSIYGSKAAGDKLKAMLALGASVPWPKALEAVSGESKADATAILDYFAPLRKFVQEQNKGETCGW